In Aeromicrobium sp. A1-2, the DNA window GAGCCGGCGAGCCAGTGCCGTGCTGAAGTTGAAGGTGCCGTAGAGGGAGATCTCGACGACGGCCCGGAAGCCGTTGAGGGAGAGCTCGACGGTCGGCTTCGCGAAGTTGCCGGCGGCGTTGTTGACCACGCCGTCGACCTCCGGCAGCTCGTCGACCAGCTGGTTGACCGCGTCGTTGTCCCGCACGTCGAGCGCTGCAGTGCGGCAGTTGACCCCGAGCGCGCGGATCTGAGTGGCCGCCATGACGAGCTTTTCCTCGTTGCGTGCGACCAGCACCAGATCGTGGCCGTCCTGCGCCATTCGCCGCGCGATCGCGAGGCCGATCCCAGCCGATCCGCCGGTCACGATGTGGGTCGTCATGCCGCCACCGCGATCTCCTGGTCGATCCAGCCGCTCACGAAGCTGCCGAGCGCCTTGGTGCGGCGGGAGTATCGCTGCATCGGGAACTCGAGCGTGTAGCCGATGGCGCCGAAGACCAGGTTGCAGTGATTCATGACGTCCCACGTACGGGATGACGCGTGGGCGATCGAGGGCAGACCATGGGCGCCCTGGACGGCGGAGAGCCGGAGCGCGTCCGAGATCGTGGCGGCATCGGCCAGTCGCTGCTGGACCGGAGAGAGGTGGGCGAGCGTACGCCCGAAGATCTCTCGCTGGCGGGCGTGGTCGAGCGCGAGGTCCAGCGCGCCGACCGTCAGTCCGGCGAAGTATCCGACGACAGACGCCTCCCAGGCTGCGAGCCGGGCGGCCGAGTCGTCGACCGGCACGGCCGGCGCGAGCGACTCGACCGCATGCACTCCGAGGGAGTCGATGAACTTCACCGGGGTCGAAGCCTCGACAAGAGCCAGCTCGTACCCCGATGCGGTGGGTGTGGCGACTCGTGTCCCCACCTCGCCGTACATCGCCAGGTTCTTCACGACCGGGCTGCCGCCCAGGATCGGGATCAGGAAGTGAGGTGAGGTGGCCGCCCGGCCGAGCTCGAGGGCGGCTGCACCGACGAACGGGAGCAGCTCGCTGTCGTCGAGCAGGTCGTCCCAGCCCAGACGGGTCAGGCCCGAGGAGAGTGGCTCGTTCCGGTCACTGACGTGCGTGCCGGGACGCCAGTCGTCGTGGGCGGCGTTCTCCTGCACCATCTTGCGGACGGACGACGCGAATGCTTCGACCTCAGATGACATGGGTGTACTCCTTGGACGATGTGATTTCGGTGTGCAGCTCGATGGTGTGCTCACCCAGGCGAGGGGCCGGGCGAGTCGCGTGGCTTGGTCGGCCGTCGATCTTGAACGGCGATCCGAACACGTCGACGACGCCCGATTGGGACTGCTCGACGGTGCGTACGAGGCCGTTGGCGCGGACCTGCTCGTCGTCGAAGAGCTGATGCAGCAGGCGCACCTCTCCGGCAGGGACGGAGGCCTTGCTGAACTTGTCGATCCAGTGCGCCGCGGGCGCGGTGCGGAACTTCTCGGAGAACGATGTCGCAACCGCTTCGCGAAGGGCCCGTTCGGCCGAGTCAACCGGGACGGCCTGGGGATTCTCGACCCAAGGGTCGTCAGCCCCGAGGACTCCCAGCACACGCTTGCGCTGAGGCGTCGTGAGGCACGCGAGGGCGAAGAAGCCGTCCGAGGCCTCGTAGCAGCGGTAGTAGGGCTCCATCGCAGCAGCGTCACGGATATTGCTGCTGACCCGAGCGAGGTCATGGTGCTGGGCGATCTCGTGATTGTCGACGTGAGGCTCGTCGGCACTGTCGATCCTGACCAGGTCCTGGATCTGGGTCAGCAACGATGCTGCGAGCAGGGACACCTCGAAGTGCTGACCGTCGGGGGACGAGCGGTTCGCCAGACCGGCCACGACGCTGATGCATGCCACGAGGCCCGAGGTGATGTCGGCGAACGGGATGCCGCCACTGCGACGAGGGACCTCGTCGTGCGGGTCGGCATCGGCCATCAGCAGCCCCGAATACGCCTGGGCGATCAGGTCGTAGCCGACCTGTGCGGACTTGGGGCCGTCGCTGCCGAACGCCGTCACAGCGGTGACGACGGCACGGGGATTGGTCTGCCGGATCGTGTCGCTGTCCAGACCGAATCCGGCGGCACGTTCTGCCGGCATGTTGTGCACGACGACGTCACCGGTGGCGATGAGCTGCTGGGCGAACGCCCGCCCGGACTCGGACTTGAGATCGCAGACGACCGACCGCTTGCCCTGGTTCAACGCGTAGAGGCGCGCGCTCGCACCGTCACCGAGCGGCTCGTAGTGGCGATAGGCGTCACCGGCGGGGGACTCGACCTTGATGACGTCTGCGCCGAGGTTGGCCAGCAGCAGCGTGCACAGCGGCCCCGCGACGAACTGGGAGAAGTCGATCACGCGGATTCCGGCCAGCGGGCGAGTATCGGCCCCGGGCTCGAGAGGAGTATTCATCGGGGCAGCCCCATGCCCTGCTGGGCGATGACCTTGCGTTGGACGTCGCACGAACCGCCGGCGATCAGCATCGAGACCGACGCGCGCTGGAATGCCGCAAGACGGCCCCCGGAGACGTCCGAGGGGCCGCGGTCGACCAGGCCCGAGACGCCCAGGACGTCCAGCGAGAGCGCGGCGGACTTCTCCATCGCGAGGGCGACCGAGAGCTTGCACATCGACGAGACCCGGCTGACCTTCTCTCCACGGTTAATCAGGCGAGTTGCCTCGTGCCCGAGCCGGCGGCAGGCCTGCAGCTCTCCGCGCAGCGCGAGCAGACGCTTGCGCTGTTCGGGGCTTGCCATGGGTTCGATCTGGTCCAGGACCCAGAAGGCGACCCCGACCTTCTCGCTCGTCACGCGCTCGAAGTCCAGCGAGCCCATCAGGACGGTCCAGCCGTCGTTGACCTCACCGATCATGTTCTCGGCCGGAACGTGGACGTCGGTCAGGATGACCTCGCCGAACGTCGTGCCACCAAGCGTGTGGTGGACGTCGACCTTGACGCCTGGTGCATGCATGTCCAGGAGCATCACGGACAGCCCCTTGTGGCGCGGGAGATCGGGATCGGTCCTGACCGCGAGGTACATCCAGTCGGCGACCTCGGCGCTGGAGGTCCAGATTTTGTGTCCGTTGACGACCCAGTCGGCGCCCGAACGGGTTGCCTTGGTGCGAAGCGAGGCGAGGTCCGAGCCTGCACTCGGCTCGGAGAAGCCCTGGCAGAACATGATGCGGCCGGCGACCATGTCCGGAACGAATCGATCGATCAGCTCGGGCGAACCGAACTTCAAGATGGCCTGGCCGATGGTCTTGACCGTCAGCAGGTAGCTGCACAGGGGGAGCCAGTTGTAGCCCAGCACCTCCTCGATGTTGACCACGTCGATCGGGTCCATCGCCCGCCCGCCGAGCGCTTCGGGCCAGCCGAGACCGATGATGCCGGCCGAACCCATCCGCTCGTAGACGTAGCGGGAGTCGGTGTCAGCGGGGGAGCCGTTGTACAGCGCCTCGCCACGGTCGAACAGCTCGGTCGAGAGCTGTTGTGCCCAGGCGTCGACTTCGGCGGCGACGTCGTCCATCCGTGCTGCGGTGTCAATCATGGTGCTTGTCTCCAAGGTGGTTCGGGTTCTGAATGGGGTCGGTCAGTGCGCGGACGATCTCCTCGGCCCGCTCGGGGGAGCAGCGCGCATTCGGCACGGCGATGGACAGCGCCATGGGTGCGCCGCCAGGGCCAGTGCCGAGGGGGGTTGCGAAACCGCTCAGGCCCTCCTCGTACTCGTCGATCGAGCGGGAGATTCCAGTCGCACGAATTCTCTCGAGCTCGGGCTGCAACTCCTCCCACCGACGAATCGTGTGGGCGGTCCGGCCTTCGTACGGGCCGGTGCCGAGTCGGTCGAGCACCACGCGGTCGTCGAGCTGTGACAGCAGGCTCTTGCCGATCGCGGTGCAGTGCGCGAGGGCGCGTGATCCGACGGCGGTCTGTGTCGACAGGACCTTGGTGCTGGGGATCGCGTCGAGGTACAGCGCCTGGGTGCCGTCGAGGATCGCGATGTTGACGTCCTCGTCGAAGGTGGCGTTGAGGCGACCCATCCACCGGCGCGTGTCCTCGGTGAGGCCGGTGTTCGACCGACCTGCCAGCCGCATGATCTGGGGGCCGAGCCGGAGCTGCCGGGTGCGGGCGTCCTGCTCGAGGTAGTGGTCGAGGCTCAGGGTGCGGCACAGTCGCCCCACGGTCGGCAACGGGATGCCCAGCAGCTCGGCGATCTCGGCCTGCATCAGGACAGGGCGCTCGGCGCTGAACAGCGAGAGAATCGCCAGTCCACGGCGGAGCGTCTTGGCTCCGCCAGTGTCAGTGGGTGAAATATCGTTTTGCACAGCAACAGTCTCGGTGAGCTCCATCTACCTGTCAACCCCCTTCGCGAAGTAGATCTGTGTCGAGCGTTCCCGCTGCGATATCCCTTGCGGGTGCGGGAAATGTCCGGGCGAGGGTCGTTAGAGACATCAACATTCAGGCGCTGAAGCGTAGGTGTCGGACTGTCATCAAATGAAACTGACATTTACCTATTGACCGCTATGACTTCCATCACCTAGTGTCGGCTCATCGACGCAGGTCTTGGTTGAAGTTGCCGGCACAAGGCGATCCCAGACAGCCCGCATCGCACATCACTCACCTTCTGAGAGGAGCGACCATGAGCTATTCGGAATACTGGTCGTACTTCGGCTCCGGCCTGATCCAACAGTTCGGCGAACACATCGTCGTCGTGCTGCTCGCGACCCTGTTGGGCAGCGTTCTGGGCGTCGGCGTGGGAGTCTTCGCCCACAAACGGCCTCGCCTCAGCGCGGTCGCCATCAAGGCCAGCGGTGTGCTGCTGACCATCCCTTCACTCGCGCTCTACGTGTTGCTGATCAGTGTGATCGGTCTCGGCTGGCCCCCCGTGCTGGTGGCGCTGACGCTGTACTCCTTGCTGCCGATCGTGCAGAACACGATCGTGGGGCTCAACGGAGTCGACAGCTCGGTCGTCGAAGCAGCCTCGGCCATGGGCATGAACAGTCGCCAGAGCCTGGTCAAGGTCGAGTTCCCGATGGCCTGGCCGATCATCCTGACCGGCATCCGCGTTGCAGCGCTCCTCCTGGTCAGCACCGCAGCCATCGGGGCCATCGTGCGAGGTCCAG includes these proteins:
- a CDS encoding acyl-CoA dehydrogenase family protein, which produces MSSEVEAFASSVRKMVQENAAHDDWRPGTHVSDRNEPLSSGLTRLGWDDLLDDSELLPFVGAAALELGRAATSPHFLIPILGGSPVVKNLAMYGEVGTRVATPTASGYELALVEASTPVKFIDSLGVHAVESLAPAVPVDDSAARLAAWEASVVGYFAGLTVGALDLALDHARQREIFGRTLAHLSPVQQRLADAATISDALRLSAVQGAHGLPSIAHASSRTWDVMNHCNLVFGAIGYTLEFPMQRYSRRTKALGSFVSGWIDQEIAVAA
- a CDS encoding CaiB/BaiF CoA-transferase family protein, translated to MNTPLEPGADTRPLAGIRVIDFSQFVAGPLCTLLLANLGADVIKVESPAGDAYRHYEPLGDGASARLYALNQGKRSVVCDLKSESGRAFAQQLIATGDVVVHNMPAERAAGFGLDSDTIRQTNPRAVVTAVTAFGSDGPKSAQVGYDLIAQAYSGLLMADADPHDEVPRRSGGIPFADITSGLVACISVVAGLANRSSPDGQHFEVSLLAASLLTQIQDLVRIDSADEPHVDNHEIAQHHDLARVSSNIRDAAAMEPYYRCYEASDGFFALACLTTPQRKRVLGVLGADDPWVENPQAVPVDSAERALREAVATSFSEKFRTAPAAHWIDKFSKASVPAGEVRLLHQLFDDEQVRANGLVRTVEQSQSGVVDVFGSPFKIDGRPSHATRPAPRLGEHTIELHTEITSSKEYTHVI
- a CDS encoding acyl-CoA dehydrogenase family protein, with the translated sequence MIDTAARMDDVAAEVDAWAQQLSTELFDRGEALYNGSPADTDSRYVYERMGSAGIIGLGWPEALGGRAMDPIDVVNIEEVLGYNWLPLCSYLLTVKTIGQAILKFGSPELIDRFVPDMVAGRIMFCQGFSEPSAGSDLASLRTKATRSGADWVVNGHKIWTSSAEVADWMYLAVRTDPDLPRHKGLSVMLLDMHAPGVKVDVHHTLGGTTFGEVILTDVHVPAENMIGEVNDGWTVLMGSLDFERVTSEKVGVAFWVLDQIEPMASPEQRKRLLALRGELQACRRLGHEATRLINRGEKVSRVSSMCKLSVALAMEKSAALSLDVLGVSGLVDRGPSDVSGGRLAAFQRASVSMLIAGGSCDVQRKVIAQQGMGLPR
- a CDS encoding IclR family transcriptional regulator codes for the protein MQNDISPTDTGGAKTLRRGLAILSLFSAERPVLMQAEIAELLGIPLPTVGRLCRTLSLDHYLEQDARTRQLRLGPQIMRLAGRSNTGLTEDTRRWMGRLNATFDEDVNIAILDGTQALYLDAIPSTKVLSTQTAVGSRALAHCTAIGKSLLSQLDDRVVLDRLGTGPYEGRTAHTIRRWEELQPELERIRATGISRSIDEYEEGLSGFATPLGTGPGGAPMALSIAVPNARCSPERAEEIVRALTDPIQNPNHLGDKHHD
- a CDS encoding ABC transporter permease — protein: MSYSEYWSYFGSGLIQQFGEHIVVVLLATLLGSVLGVGVGVFAHKRPRLSAVAIKASGVLLTIPSLALYVLLISVIGLGWPPVLVALTLYSLLPIVQNTIVGLNGVDSSVVEAASAMGMNSRQSLVKVEFPMAWPIILTGIRVAALLLVSTAAIGAIVRGPGLGRAIYDGLNTIGSPTALYQAVSGIVGVAIVGLILNLTFIFLGKLTTSRGLS